The following nucleotide sequence is from Halorussus caseinilyticus.
ATGCCCAGCGCCTCGTTCACCTCGTCGATGTTGAGTTCGCCCTGCACGATGATGGTGTCGTCGTCCACGAACTCGATTGGTTCTTCTTCCTCGCCTTCGAGGATGTCGCCGACGATTTCCTCCACCATGTCTTCCATGGTGATGAGACCCTCGGTGGTGCCGAACTCGTCGATGACGATGACCATCTGCATGCGGTTCTCGCGCATCTCCGTCAGGAGTTCGTCCACGTTCTTGCTCTCGGGGACGTGAAGGGTAGGCTGAATCACGTCCTCCAGTTCGAGTTCGTCGTGTTCGCCGTAGGTGTGTTCGCGCACCAAGTCCCGGATGTGGATGACGCCGATAACGTTGTCGAGGCTACCTTCGTAGACGGGGACGCGCTCGTGGCCGCTCTGGACCAGCGTCTCGATGGCTTCCTCGATGCCGTCGGTTTTGGCGACGGCGGTCATGTCGAGGCGAGGGGTCATAACCTCCTTGGCGATGGTGTTGTTGAACCGGAAGATGCGCTGGAGCATCTCTCGCTCGTCTTCTTCGATGACGCCCTCGCGCTCGCCGGTCTCAATCATGTTCTGAATCTCGTCGCGCGTGACGTACGAGGTTTCGATGGCCGACCGACCGCCCGTGACCTTGTTGACGAGGCGGGTCAGGTAGTCGAACGTGACGACCAGCGGGAGGAGCGTGTACTCGGAGTACTTCAACGGTTTAGCGATGCGAAGCGCCCACGACTCGGTGTTCTCGACGGCGTAGGACTTCGGCGCGCTCTCGCCGAATAGCAAGACGAGCGCCGTGATGCCGAAGGTAGCGACGGCCACCGCTTGACCCTGCGAGAGGTGGAGCGCCAAGACGCCCGTGGCGATGGACGACATGGCGATGTTGACGATGTTGTTGCCGACGAGAATCGTCACCAGCAGGCGGTGGGGGTCGGACTTGAGTTCGGCGACGGCCTCCGCACCGGGCACCTTGTCCTCCATGAGCGCATCGACGCGATGCTTTGCGAGCGAGAACATCGCAATTTCCGAGGAGGAGAAGAAGCCCGAGAGGGCGATGAGAACGACGATGGCTACGACTCCGAGCCACGTTATTTGCCAATCAGAGAGGGCGACACCGAACACCTCTGCCATAGGGACCACATTGACAGACGCGGCCGCGAGTATCGGGAGTGAAACCATTCAACAACGTAACTTGAGAGTCGGCGGGATTAACTCTTTATTCTTTTCCTCGGACGTGACACACTACCGTCGGGTTCGGGACCGCGCGAGACTGCCGCGAGCGAAGACCTTACGACTCTTTCGCGCCAATACGCGCCTATGAGCCAGCCAGCTACCGGCAGTCCGGCGATTACGCTGTATCGCTTGCAGGCGTGTCCGTTCTGCGAGCGCGTGGTCCGAAAGCTACAGGAGTACGACCTCGACTATCGGTCGCGGTTCGTGGAGCCGATGCACAGCGACCGCAACGTCGTCAAGCGACTCTCCGGCAAGCGGACCGTCCCGGCAATCGTGGACGAGAACACCGGCGTCACGATGAGCGAGAGCGCCAACATCGTGGAATACCTCGAAAACACCTACGGTTCGGGAGGTGGCGAGTGATGGTGGACTTCGAAGTCGTCTCGTTGCCCGACGCAGACCACGTAGAAGAGGGTGACACCGCGCCCGACTTCACCCGACCGCTGGTCAACGACGAGTATTGGGAAGACGCCTCGCTGTCGGAGTTGACCGACGAGGGGCCGGTTCTGTTGGTCTTCTTCACGATGGACGGCGCGTTCCCCGCGACGTACGTGTGGAACGAGTTGCGGGATAGAAACTGGGACGACGGTCGGAACGTGACCATCGTCGGTCTCTCCATCTCGGACCCCTACGCCCACAAGCGCCTCATCGAGGAGCGCGGGATGGACTACCGACTGTTCAGCGACCCGCAGAACGGCGTCGCCGAGGAGTACGGCATCGCTAACGACTTAGACGGGATGGCGGGCGTGAGCGAACCCCGGCCCGCGGTCTTCCTGTTGAACGGGGACCGGACCGTCGAGTACGCGTGGGTCGCCGAGGAGTGGCCCGACTTCCCCGACTACGACGAAATCGAGGACGCCATCGACGGCCTGTAACTGGAAAGCCTCGGATGCGGCGAGAAATGCGAACGACCGACTTTTCGTGAAATTGTACCGTCGGAGAGTGCGGTCGCACTCGTCCTGACTGCCCTGTAAAAATTTGACGAACTAAAGATTCATTTTTTCTAGAATAGCTTTTAGTTACTACAACAACAATTGTAAATTGCATGGACTTCGACAGACGAAGCTTCCTGAAGGCGAGTAGTTCGGCAATCGTGGGCGGTATGGCGCTGAGCGGGACCGCCGCGGCGGGTCACCTGTCGGTCAGCGACCCCGCCATCACGACGACCGACCTCAACATCCGTGAACAGCCGAGTACCAGCGCGAGTGTCAAGGCCACCGCCGACCAGTGGACCGGCGGCCACATCGTAGACGGCCCGACGAGCGCCGACGGCTACACGTGGTGGAAAGTCTCGTTCAACCAAGACAGCGACAACGGCCGCATCACCGGCTGGGTCGCCGAAGGTGACGCGTGGCTCGACGGTCCGACGGACTTCTCGTACCCCTGCTGGGGCTTCATCACCCAGACCTCCGCCGAGGACGGCGGTGCCATCGACATCGGTAACGACTACGGGACGCCGCTAGTCGCCGCACGCGACGGGACGGCTTACACCGGGTACGGCGACCGATGTGGCTACTACGTCTCCATCGACCACGGCGGCGGTTGGACGAGCATCTACTGCCACATGCAGGAGCGGTACGTCTCGGACGGCCAGACCGTCTCGGAAGGCCAACAAATCGGCGAGATGGGTTCGACCGGCAACTCGACCGGACCGCACGTCCACTTCGCAATCCGGTACAACGGCGCGAATCAGGACATCCCCGGTTTCGACGGTCAGGACCTCATCGCCGGGTCCGGTATCCCGAAGAGCTACCTCTGACGGACCTTATTCAGGCTTTAGATATTCTTAAATTGTTTTCTTTTGTAGTTAATTTTAATATCTAGTACGCCCTCCGATTCGAGGAAGTCAAATGGTAAACGACGAAACCAGCAGACGCAGTTTCCTGAAGGCGAGCGGCGCGGCAGTCGCAGGCACGGCGGCCCTCACCGGTACCGCGGCCGCGGCGAAAGACTACGAGTACCTGACCCCCGTGTTCACCACCTCGGACCTCAACGTCCGAGAGGACGCGACGACGAGCGCAGGTATCGTCGCCACCGCCGCCAAGCGGACCGGCGGGCGCGTGTTTCAGGGTCCCGAATCGAGCGACGGCTACAACTGGTGGAAGGTCCAGTTCTCCGGAGACGGGGACAACGGGTCGGTGACCGGCTGGGTCGCCGAAGACTGGCTGTCGAGCGCCAACTTCGCGTGTCCGATGACGGGCACCGTCACCTCGACGTACTGGGACACCCGCGACGGCGGCACCCGATACCACCGCGCGGTGGACTTCGCCGACGGCGGCGGCACGCCCATCCACGCGGCGGCGGGCGGCACCGCCGAGCAACGCTACGACGACGGCGGATACGGCAACTGGCTCATCATCTACCACGGCAACGGGTGGAAGACCGGCTACGGCCACCTCCAGTCGTTCAATGTCGCCGACGGCGCGACCGTCTCGCGCGGCGACGTGGTCGCCTACGAGGGCGACACGGGCGCGGGCACCGGCCCGCACCTCGACTTCCAAGTGTGGGACCCCGACTGGAACAAGCGCCGGTCGTACTACGACAAGTACGACGAGGCGGTGCAGGGCACCGGCGTCCCGCGCGTGTTCTTCTGAGCGGCCGCAGGCGCTACCCTTTTTTCGACAGATTACCCAGAGAGAGGCATGGACGAGGACATCGAACGCGCGGCGGCCGCGATTCGGGACGGCGAACTCGTCGTCTACCCGACCGAGACGGTCTACGGGTTGGGCGCGGACGCGCTGAGCGAGGACGCAATCGAGCGCGTCTTCGAGGCGAAGGGCCGGGCACGCGACAAGCCCGTCTCGCTGGCCGTGCCCGACGTGGCGTCCGCGCTGGAGTACGTCCGCGCGACCGACCGCGAGGAGCGGTTCATGCGCGAGTTCCTTCCCGGTCCCGTCACCGTCCTCTGCGAGAAGCGCGAGGCGGTGCCCGATATTTTGACTGCCGGGCGCTCGCGCGTGGGGGTGCGCGTGCCCGACCACGAGGTCGCGCTGGCGCTCTTGGGCGCGGTCGCACCCGTCACGAGTACGAGCGCGAACGTGAGCGGTCGGCCGAGCGCGACCCGCGCCGACGACGTGGACGACGAGATTCGAGACGCCGCCGTCGTCCTCGACGGCGGCGAGACCGGGGGCACCGGGAGTACCGTGGTGAACGTCGCGTCCGGCGAGATTCACCGCCGGGGTGCGAACGCCGACGCGGTGGCGGCGTGGCTACGCGAGTGACCGCGAGCGGTCGTCGGTATCCGGGGACCCGCTTCGGGACTCAGAGTCCGAGAAGCGACTTCAGCGACCGGGTTTTCACGCCGCACTCCGCGCGGTAGTCGCAGGCCTCGCACTTGGCGTCGTTCGTGAGGCGCGGCGGCGGGCCGTCGAGCGACCGGACCGCATTGACGGAACGCCGGTAGGCCGCCTTCCGGCGCGTGCCGATGCTGATTTCCCGAATCGCGCCGTGAGTCGGGTACTCCACGAACGCGCGTTCGACCGGTTGGCCCGACTCCCACGACAGCGCCTTCGCCGCGGCGACGGCCCGGACCGTCTGGGGTTCCCAGACGCCCTGTTCGGGCGGGTCGCCGGTGAACACCATCGCGGGCGTGGGCGCGTCGAGCGAGAGGACCTTGTGGACGACGCCGCGACAGTCCTTGCCCTC
It contains:
- a CDS encoding redoxin domain-containing protein: MVDFEVVSLPDADHVEEGDTAPDFTRPLVNDEYWEDASLSELTDEGPVLLVFFTMDGAFPATYVWNELRDRNWDDGRNVTIVGLSISDPYAHKRLIEERGMDYRLFSDPQNGVAEEYGIANDLDGMAGVSEPRPAVFLLNGDRTVEYAWVAEEWPDFPDYDEIEDAIDGL
- a CDS encoding M23 family metallopeptidase; this encodes MDFDRRSFLKASSSAIVGGMALSGTAAAGHLSVSDPAITTTDLNIREQPSTSASVKATADQWTGGHIVDGPTSADGYTWWKVSFNQDSDNGRITGWVAEGDAWLDGPTDFSYPCWGFITQTSAEDGGAIDIGNDYGTPLVAARDGTAYTGYGDRCGYYVSIDHGGGWTSIYCHMQERYVSDGQTVSEGQQIGEMGSTGNSTGPHVHFAIRYNGANQDIPGFDGQDLIAGSGIPKSYL
- a CDS encoding glutathione S-transferase N-terminal domain-containing protein, coding for MSQPATGSPAITLYRLQACPFCERVVRKLQEYDLDYRSRFVEPMHSDRNVVKRLSGKRTVPAIVDENTGVTMSESANIVEYLENTYGSGGGE
- a CDS encoding hemolysin family protein, encoding MAEVFGVALSDWQITWLGVVAIVVLIALSGFFSSSEIAMFSLAKHRVDALMEDKVPGAEAVAELKSDPHRLLVTILVGNNIVNIAMSSIATGVLALHLSQGQAVAVATFGITALVLLFGESAPKSYAVENTESWALRIAKPLKYSEYTLLPLVVTFDYLTRLVNKVTGGRSAIETSYVTRDEIQNMIETGEREGVIEEDEREMLQRIFRFNNTIAKEVMTPRLDMTAVAKTDGIEEAIETLVQSGHERVPVYEGSLDNVIGVIHIRDLVREHTYGEHDELELEDVIQPTLHVPESKNVDELLTEMRENRMQMVIVIDEFGTTEGLITMEDMVEEIVGDILEGEEEEPIEFVDDDTIIVQGELNIDEVNEALGIELPEGEEFETIAGFIFNRAGRLVEEGEDITYDGVRLHVEQVENTRIMKARVTKLDAAERAESGGEPGAELEEGVETEG
- a CDS encoding M23 family metallopeptidase, which translates into the protein MVNDETSRRSFLKASGAAVAGTAALTGTAAAAKDYEYLTPVFTTSDLNVREDATTSAGIVATAAKRTGGRVFQGPESSDGYNWWKVQFSGDGDNGSVTGWVAEDWLSSANFACPMTGTVTSTYWDTRDGGTRYHRAVDFADGGGTPIHAAAGGTAEQRYDDGGYGNWLIIYHGNGWKTGYGHLQSFNVADGATVSRGDVVAYEGDTGAGTGPHLDFQVWDPDWNKRRSYYDKYDEAVQGTGVPRVFF
- a CDS encoding L-threonylcarbamoyladenylate synthase, with the protein product MDEDIERAAAAIRDGELVVYPTETVYGLGADALSEDAIERVFEAKGRARDKPVSLAVPDVASALEYVRATDREERFMREFLPGPVTVLCEKREAVPDILTAGRSRVGVRVPDHEVALALLGAVAPVTSTSANVSGRPSATRADDVDDEIRDAAVVLDGGETGGTGSTVVNVASGEIHRRGANADAVAAWLRE
- a CDS encoding CRISPR-associated protein Cas4; translation: MSKIPFSELETAAYCPRKLYYRRRDDIEVPDEVAERRDVAFRYGDLLAGPDERLADLPLSVSPAEFRSHLDYARGRFDAAWSEIRDPSERERLVEGKDCRGVVHKVLSLDAPTPAMVFTGDPPEQGVWEPQTVRAVAAAKALSWESGQPVERAFVEYPTHGAIREISIGTRRKAAYRRSVNAVRSLDGPPPRLTNDAKCEACDYRAECGVKTRSLKSLLGL